CGCGGCCTGCGCATCGGTGTGTTGGCCGACTGGGCCCGCGACCGCATCCATCCCGAGGTCGAACAGGCCTTCCGCGGCGCTCTGCGTCAGCTGGGGGACATGGGTGCGGAACTGGTGGAGATCGGGGACGCCGACCTCCCTCCGGCGGGGGTGCTGACGCTGGTCAACCGCCTCCTGGCGCTGGCCGAAGGGGGCGCGTACCACGCCGCGACCCTGGCCCGTCGGGCCGGCGACTACAGCCAGGAGGTGCGGATCCGGTTCGAGCTGGGCCAGTTCCTGCTGGCCCGCGACTACCTGCTCGCCCAGCGGCTGCGGACGGAACTGGCTCGCCGCGCCGCCGCGGTGATGGAGCGATGCCACGTGCTGGTGGTGCCCACCCTGCCCATCCCGGCTCCTCGCCTCGGCCAGGCGACGTGGACGCCCGCTGGGGCCGAACCGGAACCCGTCCCCGAGGCGCTGATCCGGCTGACCGCGCCGTTCAACGTGACGGGGCAACCGGCCCTGTCGGTGCCCGTGGCCGTCGGCGCCAGCGGCCTGCCGCTCGGGGTGCAGGTGGTGGGCCGCGTCCTAGACGAGGCCACGGTGCTGCGGGTGGGCGCGGCGCTGGAGCAGGCCCGCGGCCCGCTGCCGCGGTGACGGCGGCGGCCTCCGTGGCCTGGGGCGCCGGCAATGCGTGGACAGGGCCCGGCCCACCGCCCCACCGCGCCTCCTCGACCCCTTCGCGTCGTCTACACCCGGGGAACCGGGTCTACGCCGCCTTGTGACCGCGGCCTCGCTGCGGTGACGTCGGCCGCGGTCGCGCCGCCGTGATCTCGACCCCCATCGCCCATCGACGAGAGCCGGAGGATGGCGGGACGCCACGGCTTGACGCCCGCAGCCGGGGCCGCTATACTGGCCGCGGAATCCCACGAATGACACTCATTCTCATTATTGGTTGGGAGGCGGCCCCGTGAAGGCGGCTTCGGCCTTCGAGGTCCTCGCGGCGCGGGCCTGGAACCTGCTGAACGAGGGGAAGAGCTTCTACCCGCTATTCAACCTGGGCCTGTTGGCGGTGCTGGTCGCCGTCGACCCCGCCTGGCGCCAGGGCGCCCTCATGGGGGGCGGCGCCGGACTGGGCCGGGCGCTGCTGGCCAGTCTCCCCCTGCTGCTGGCGTACGTCCGCTGGGACTTCCCCCTGCACCTGCGCTGGTTCCTCTGGCCACCCCTCCTCGCCTTCGGCGTCCTCTTCGGGTGGCCGTCCCTCGAGGCGGTGGGCCTGTCCGCCGGGCTGTACTTCTTCTTCACCGTCATCGTCTGGGGTACGGTCTACTACCACCTGCGGACGGGCACCACGCTGTGGAACTTCCTCCGCTTCTGGAAGCTGGTCCTGAAGAACGCCGACTCCACCAGCGGCAACGCGCAGGAGCAGCTGCCCAAGTCCTTCCTCACCCTGGCGGTGTGGCACCACCTGCTGGCAGGGGCGGCCTCGCCCATGGCGCCCACCGGCGGCGCCGCCGGTGCGGTGGCCGGGGCGGCGGCCGCGACCGCGGCAGCCGGTGGGGCCATGCCCGCCGCGGCCGGGGCAGGGGCCGGAGCGGGGCTGGTGGCTGAGGTGGGCGGCGGGCCGGCGGTGCTCCCCGTGTTCCTCTTCACCGTGGCCGTGGCCGTCTATGCGGCGGTGGTCCACCGCGTCGGCTTCAACTGGCGGCCGGCCGAGTACCCCGAGTACGCCGAGGCCCCGGCGCCGCTGCCCCGTCCGTCCCGGCGGGTGGTGGTCATCGTCATCGACGGTTGCCGCAAGGACAAGCTGGAGCAGGCCGAGACGCCCTTCCTCGACTGGCTGGCGGCGCGGGGGACCCGGTTCGACCGGATGGAGACGGTCTACCCCGCCCGGACGGTGGTCTGCTTCAGCTCGATGTTCACGGGCACCTACCCGCGGGAGCACGGCATCACCAGCAACCTGGTGCTGCGCCTGGGGGTGCGGGTCGAGAGCGTCTTCGACGTATTGGCGCGCCACGGCCGGAAGGGCGTCCTGCTGGGCATCGCCCACCTGATCGATGCCTTCGGCCATCACGTGCGGGCCATCACCAGCGTGCAGCACGGGGACGAGGTCGACGGCAACATCATGGCCGCGGCCCGGGAGATCCTCCAGCGGGACGACCCGGACCTGCTCGTCGTCCAGCTGATCGCCACCGACCAGACCGGCCATGCCCGGGGCGTCCACTACCCGGAGTACCTCGAGCGCATCCGCGAGGCCGACGCCCACATCGAGGCCTTCTTCGCCTGGATGCACCGCCACGGCTACACCCGGGACGCCACCTTCCTGATCTGCGCCGACCACGGCCAGGGCGACGGCATCGGCGGCCACGGCCACCTGGGGGAAGGGGAGCGGTGGGTGCCCTTCTTCCTGGTGGGTCGCAACATCGCCCGCGGACGGCGGGTGGAGGGACCCCACAGCATCGTCTCGGTGGCGGCGACGCTGATGCACCTCCTCGGCCTGCCCCTGCCCCAGCGGGCCCGCGGGCCGGTGCTGGAGGAGGCCCTGGATGCCGCCTCCCCGGACCTGGTGGCGGACCTGGATGCCTACTTCGCCGCTCGCTCCCCCGTCACAGCCGAGGGCAGCCGCCTCGCCCGGACCGGCGGGGCGGCAGGGCCGGCGGCGGAGGCGGCGACGGCGCCGGCGAACGCGGTGGGCGACGCCCCCAGCGGGCGGCCGACGGCCGTGGCCCAGGGGCGGGCGGCCGCCCCGACGGTGCCGACCTCCCCGGCACCGTCGGCGGTCGGGGGGCGGTCCCGGGGGCTTCGGCGGCAGGAAGGGGGAGCCGGGAGGTGAGCGCCATGGCCGCGACCCCCATGTCCGGCTCGCGGGCGACCCGGCACGGCCGCCGCAGGCGGGGCGACGGGTCGAAGCCGCCATCCCTCGGCCTCGCCGCCTGGACGCGACCCGTGGTCGTCGTCTTCCTTCCCGCCTTCAACGAGGCGGCGGCGATCGGTGACGTGATCCGGCGCATCCCGCGCCCGGCTCTGCCCGGTTGGCAGACGCTGGTGATGGTCCTGGACGACGGCTCCACCGACGGGACGGGGGACGTCGCCCGGGCGGCCGGGGCGGACCTGGTGGTGCGCCATCCCCGCAACCGCGGCCTCGGGTACACGGTGCGGCAGGGCTTGCGCTTGGCCTACCGGTTGGGCGCCGACGCCGCCGTCATGATCGACGCCGACGGCGAGTACCCGCCCGAGGCGATCCCCGCGGTGCTCGCCCCCATCGCCCGCGGGCAGGCCGACTACGTGCTCGGCTCCCGGTTCCGCGGCCGAATCCGCGGCATGCGCTGGTATCGGCGGTTGGGCAACTACGCCTTCACCCTGCTGCAGGCCCTGATCCTGCGCCGCTGGATCAGCGACGGCCAGACGGGGCTGCGGGCCTTCAGTCGGCCCGCGCTGCGGGCGTGCCGGATCGTCCACGACTACAACTACGCGCAGGTGATGAACCTCAACCTCCTGCGTCAGGGCTTCCGCCTGGCGGAGGTGCCCATCGCGTACCGGGTGCGGCAGACGGGGGAGTCGTTCATCCGCTTCCGCGATTACGTGCGGCGGGTGCTTCCGGCCATGTGGCGGGAGCTGACCCTGCCGGTGGACGGGCGGGCCGTCGGCCGCGTCCCGGAGCGACGGGCGGATTCCGGATCCCCGGGGCGGTGGGCGGTCGCCGGCCGGCCGCCGCGGCTGGTCGGTCCGGGCCGCGCCGCGCCCCGTGCCCGCGAGAGGGGCGGGTGCCGCCCCCTCTCCCGCGGGCCGACCCTTGACGTCGGCGGGCCCGTGCCTCGCGGCACCAATTGGGCCGCACCTTGATGGACATCACCGGGCCGGACGAACCGGCCCCCAGGGAGGGATGCTCCATGGCGATTCCAAGGACGGCCGTGTCGCCGGCGGAGGCCCTGCCGCCACCGGCCGGCGGCCGCCAAGACCTCTTCCGTGGGGAGGTGAGCGGGCGTCGGGAAGGCGTCCGCCGCCGGAGCCCTCGAGCCGTCCGACCACGGGGACGCCGGCTGGCGACCCTGGCGGTGCTGGTGCTCGCAGCCATGGCCCTGGCCGCGTGCGGCCGGGGCGAGGACCGGCCGGGCACCGTCTCCGTCGACCCGGAGAGCACCACCGTGTCGGTGTCCGGCACGGGCACCGGGACCGGGACGGGCACCGGCTCAGGGACCCACACCGGCAGTGGGTCCGGCACCCATAGCGGCAGCGCCTCGGGGACCCACACGGGGAGCGCCTCGGGCACCCACACCGGCAGCGCGACGGGCACCCACGCTGGCGCGGAGCCCGGCCACGTGGAGCCCAAGCCCGCCGGCGCGACCCAGGTCGACGTGACCCTGAAGGAATGGGCCATCGAGGTCGAACCGGCTCGGGTCAAGGCGGGCCAGGTCTACTTCCTGGTGACCAACGAGGGCCCGGAGCACCCCCACGAGCTGGTCGTCATCCGGACCGACCAGAAGCCGGAGGAGCTCCCGGTGGTGGAGGGCCGGGTGCCGGAAGACCGGGTGGAGATGGTCGGTGAGGTGGAGGCCTTCGCCGCGGGGACCCAGGCCTCGGGGCTGTTCGACCTCGAGCCCGGGCGGTACCTGTTGATCTGCAACATCGTCGAGGGCGAGGGCGACCACGCGGTCAGCCACTTCGAAGAGGGCATGGTGGCGGAGTTGACGGTGACCCCGTGAACCCTGGGACGAAGGGGATGAGGAGCTTGCAGTCCGTGGGGAGAGCGCCTCGACGGGCTGGGGGAGCCGGCGGGCCCGGTCGCTGGCGGCTGCGGTGGCGGCCAGGCCGGTGCCGGCCCCGCCGGGCCGTGGGGCTGGTCGCGCTGCTGGCGTTGGCCGGGTTCGTCCTGGCGGGATGCGGCGCATTGGGGGGCGGGGATCGCCCGCAGCTGGTGGTCTACTCCAGCCGCACCCAGAGCCTGGTGCACCCGCTGCTGGAGCAGTTCGCCCGGGAGACGGGCATCGACATCCGGGTCCGGTACGCCAGCACGGCCGAGCTGGTCAACGCGCTGCTGGAGGAGGGCGAGCGCAGCGCGGCCGACGTCCTCTACCTGTCCGACGCCGGCGGCTGGGGGCCCTTGCGGGAGGCGGGCCTGTTGGCCGAGCTGCCCCGGGACGTGCTGGAGAAGGTCGATCCGCGCTTCCGCTCGCCCGACGGCCAGTGGGTCGGCGTGTCGGGCCGGTCCAAGGTCATCGTCTACAACAAGGACCGGATCGACGAGCGCGAGCTGCCCGACTCGGTCATGGACCTGACCGACCCCAAGTGGAAGGGGCGCTTCGGCTGGGCGCCGACCCACGGGGAATGGCAGATCCTGGTGACCGCCATCCGCCTGACCGAGGGCGAGGAGGCCGCCCGGCAGTGGCTCGAGGCCATGAAGGCCAACGAGCCCAAGGAGTACCCGAACCTGATCAGCATCGTCCGCGCCGTGGCCGACGGCGAGGTGGACATCGGCGTGGCCAACCACTACTACGTCCCGCGCCTGATGGAGGAACTCGGCCCGGACTTCGCGGCCCGCAACCACTTCCTCAAGCACGGGGACCCCGGGGCGGTGATCGACGTCACGGGGCTGGCGATCCTCAAGGCCACGGACCAGCGGGAGGCGGCGGAGCGGTTCGTCCGATTCCTGCTGAGCGAGGAGGCCCAGCGCTACTTCACCCAGGAGACCAAGGAGTACCCGATGATCCCGGGCGTTCCGCTGCCCGAGGGCGTGCCGCCGCTGGAGGAGCTCGAGCCGCCGGCCATCGACCAGAGCGACCTGGGTCAGCTGCGGGAGACGCTGAACCTGCTGCGGGAGACCGGGGTGCTGCCCTGACCGGTGGCCGGGCGCCCGGGGGAGCGGGGCGCCGGACGGCACCCCGCCCCCCGGGGGACCCCAGCCCTTGGCCCGGTGACTCCGGTCGCCAGCGGGCACCGGCAGCGCAGCTCCTCGAGGCGCCGGGGGGCCCCAGCCCCTGGCCCGGGGACCCGGGGAAGGGGTCAAAGGGCGGGGAGCCAGGGACGGGAGCGGGGCGCGGTCAGGGGGCAGGGGCGGTCAGGGCCGAGTCCCCGAGGGGGGCGAGGCGAGGGCGGGGGCGGCACCGCCGGCCCCGTCGCCGGGAGGTGGCGAGGTGCGCCAGGCCATCTTCGGCAGTCGCAGCCTTGGGCCGAAGGCCGCCCGGCCAGGGCGGCGCCCGGCCGGCGCCGTGCCCGCGCCGCGCCGCGCGTCTGGGGAGGCGGACGTGGCGCGGCGGGCCGTGGGCCTGTTCCTCCCCCTCGCCGTGATCTACAGCCTGTCCGCGGGCCTGCGGGCCAGCCGCGGTGCCGCCATCACCGGCGACGAGCCCTTCTACCTCTTGACGACCCAGAGCCTGCTGGAGGACGGGGATCTGGACCTGCGCCAGCAGTATGCGCGCGCGTCCTACCGAAGCTTCTTCGACCACCCCGACGGCCTCTGGATGCAGTCGGTGCCCACGGCCGACGGCCGCATCCTCAGCCCCCACAACCCCGGCCTGTCGGTGCTGCTGATCCCGGGCTTCGCCCTCGCCGGGCTGCGGGGGGCCCAGTTCCAGCTGCAGCTGCTGGCTGCCCTGACCTTCGCCCTGGCGTACGTGTGGGTGGCGCGGCAGACCGGCGAGACGCGGTGGAGCGCCTGGGCGACGCTGGCCGTGGCCCTCAGCGCGACGCCCTTCGTCTATGCGACGGAGATCTACCCCGAGGTGCCGGCGGCGCTGGCGCTGGTGGCCGCCTTGCTGGTGCTGGCGCGGGACGAACGGGCCCCGGGCGCCCAGGCGGGATCCGGGGCGGGGGAGGAGGGCGGTCGGCCGACGGTGCCGCCGGGTGGCCCGCCCCCCTGGGCGCCTGCCGGGACGGGACGGGCGCCGGTGCCCCCGGGGTCGTGCGGCGGCGGATCCCGGCGGCTGGGGGGACGGATCGCGGCCATCGGCCGAGGGCAGCAGGCGCCCGGGCCCGGGGCCGGGCATCCGGGCGAGATCGGCCGGTGCGCGGTGCTGGCGCTGCTGCTGGCCGCCCTCTGCTGGCTCGGCATCAAGTACGCCCCGCTGGCGGCGGTGGTGGCGGCCGCCGCGGCCTGGCGGGCGGGTCGCCGCGGACGGTGGGCCCTGGGGCTGGCGGCCCTGGTCCTCGGCATCCCCTACGTGCTCTTCCACCTGCGGGTGTTCGGGGCCCTGACGCCGTACAGCGTCAACGTGGTCTACGCGGGCCAGTCGACCCCGGAGGTGTTGCAGGCGCACCTGACCGATCTCGCCAACCGGTTCTACCGCCTGTGGGGGTTGTTCGTGGACCGCCGCTTTGGGCTGGTCCGCTGGGCCCCGGTGCTGCTGCTCGCCCTGCCGGGATGGGTGATGGCGGCGCGGGATCGCGGCGGCGGTCGCCTGGCGCTGGCTCTCGCCCTCGTCCAGCACCTGGTGGCCACCTTCGTCGCCATCACCATGATGGGCTGGTGGTTTCCGGGCCGAACCCTGATGACGGTCCTGCCGCTGTACGCGCTGCCCATCACCCTGGTGCTCCAGCGGGCAGGCCGGCGGGCGCGGGGCGCCTTCGCCGTCCTGGCCGCCGTCTCGCTGGCGATCACCGCAGCCCTGGTGCGGTCGGTGGGGGCAGGGCAGGTGACGGTGGCCGTCGACCCCTTCGCCATGCCCGTGGCGTGGTTCGCTGCCATGGGACGGCTCTTCCCGGACTACCGGGCGTGGACGCCCACCACCACGGCCTTGACGGCCCTCTGGCTGGCGGTCTTCGCCGGGCTCGGCGCCTGGGGGTGGCGGCTGGTGCGCCGCGGGGATGCCGCGGTCCCGGCGGCTTCGCCGGTCCGCGGGGCGGCGGACCGGGCGGGGTGCGCCGCGGCTCTCCCCGCTGCGTCGGCCGGGGTCCACCGGCGGACGAACCCGGCCAAGGGCGGCGGGTGGCCGCCCGGGCGGTGACGGGTCTCGGGGCGCCCGTGGGCGGGCTCGTGCGGCGGGGCCCTCGAGGCGCGCCTTGTTGATGTTGATATGGAACATCTCTCTCAATCCGACGCAGGCCGTGCTACAGTGGACGCGAGGAGGCAAGCCGATGAGCTCGGCCACGGCGCGGTCGACACCGTCAGGACGAGGCGCATCCGTCGGCCCGTCGTTCCCGCTGCGGCCGGTGCGACCCGCCGCGGCGACGGGATCGGGCCGCGCCACCGCCATCGGGCCCGGCCGGGGGAGCCGGCCGCCCCTGGCCCTGGGGGCGGCCGCCGGCGCGGTGGCGCTCATGATGCTGCTCCCGGTGGGGTACCTGTTCCTCCGCACGGCGGGTGCGTGGGACCGGGTGGCGGAGCTGCTGCTCCGCCCGTCCACGTGGGCCATCGCCGGCCGCTCCCTGGGGCTGGTGGCGGCGGTCACCGCCACCGGCGTGCTGCTGGCGGTGCCGCTGGCGTGGCTGGTGACCCGGACCGACCTGCCGGGCCGGCGGTTCTGGGCGGTGGCCACGGTCCTCCCGCTGGCGATCCCGAGCTACGTCGGGAGCTTCCTCTACGTGGTGGCCGCCGGGCCCCACGGCCTGCTGCAGCGACTCCTGGCCCCCTGGGGCGTGGAGCGGCTGCCCGATCTGCACGGCTTCTGGGGCGCCTATCTGGTGATGACCCTGTTCACCTACCCGTACGTCCTGCTGCCGGTGCGGGCCGCGCTCCAGCGCCTGGACCCGGCCCTGGAGGAGGCGTCGTACAGCCTGGGACGCGGTCGGTGGGCCACCTTCCGCGCCGTGGTCCTGCCCCAGCTGCGTCCGGCGATCCTCGCCGGCGCCCGGCTGGTGGCCCTGTACACCCTGGCGGAATTCGGTGCCGTCGCCACGCTGCGCTACGAGACCTTCACCTGGGCGCTCTACGTCCAGTACCAGGTGGCCTTCGACCGGGAGGCCGCGGGCGGCATGGCCCTGGTGCTGGTGGCGGCGGCCATGGCCCTCCTGGGCATCGACGCCCTGCTGCGGGAGCGCTGGCGGTACCACCGCGACACCCCGGGGACGCCGCGCCCGCCGGCGCCGGTGCCGCTGGGCCCCTGGCGCCTGCCTGCCCTGGCCTTCTGTGGGCTGGTCGTGCTGCTCGCCCTGGGGGTGCCGCTGGCGGTGCTGGCCTACTGGGCGCTGCGCGGTGCCCTGGAGGGGGACTGGTGGGTGCTGCTGGGTCCGGCCACGTTCAATTCGCTGGCCGTGGCCGCGCTGGCGGCCGTGGTCACGGTGGCGGCGGCGCTGCCCGTTGCCGCCCTGGGCGCCCGGCATCCCGGACGCTGGAGCGGGCTCGTCGACCGCGTGGTCCACATCGGCTTCGCCATCCCGGGCATCGTCATCGCGCTGGCCCTGGTGTTCTTCGGCATCCGCTTCCTGGGGCCCCTGTACCAGACGGTGGCGATGCTGGTGGTCGCCTATGCGATGGTCTTCCTGCCCACGGCCCTGGGGCCGCTGCGGGCCTCGTGGCTCCAGGTGGACCCGAAGCTCGAGGAGGTCGCCCGCAGCCTGGGGCGGCGACCGTGGCAGGTGCTGACCACGGTGACCCTGCCCCTGGTGCGCCCCGGGATCCTGGCCGGGGCCGGGATGGTGTTCCTGGTCACCCTGAAGGAACTGCCCCTGACCCTGATCTTGAGCCCGCCAGGGTTCGACACCCTCGCCGCGTCGGTGTGGAACTCGATCAGCGAGGCCTACTTCGGCCAGGCGGCCGTCAAGTCCCTGCTGCTGGTGGCGGCCTCGGCCGCCTCCGTGGGGTTGATCCTCCGCCGGGAGGGGGAGTGGGAGCCGTGAAGGACGCCGATGCGCCGGTGATCCGCTGCCGCGGCCTGGTGAAGCGCTTCGGCGCGACGCAGGCCGTGGCCGGTCTCGACCTGGAGGTCTACCGCGGGGAGATCCTGGTCCTGGTGGGACCCAGCGGATGCGGCAAGACCACCACCCTGCGGCTCATCGCCGGCTTCGAGACGCCCGATGCGGGACGCATCGAGCTCGGGGGGCGGGTGGTCGCCGGCGAGGGGCGATT
The sequence above is drawn from the Thermaerobacter sp. FW80 genome and encodes:
- a CDS encoding alkaline phosphatase family protein is translated as MKAASAFEVLAARAWNLLNEGKSFYPLFNLGLLAVLVAVDPAWRQGALMGGGAGLGRALLASLPLLLAYVRWDFPLHLRWFLWPPLLAFGVLFGWPSLEAVGLSAGLYFFFTVIVWGTVYYHLRTGTTLWNFLRFWKLVLKNADSTSGNAQEQLPKSFLTLAVWHHLLAGAASPMAPTGGAAGAVAGAAAATAAAGGAMPAAAGAGAGAGLVAEVGGGPAVLPVFLFTVAVAVYAAVVHRVGFNWRPAEYPEYAEAPAPLPRPSRRVVVIVIDGCRKDKLEQAETPFLDWLAARGTRFDRMETVYPARTVVCFSSMFTGTYPREHGITSNLVLRLGVRVESVFDVLARHGRKGVLLGIAHLIDAFGHHVRAITSVQHGDEVDGNIMAAAREILQRDDPDLLVVQLIATDQTGHARGVHYPEYLERIREADAHIEAFFAWMHRHGYTRDATFLICADHGQGDGIGGHGHLGEGERWVPFFLVGRNIARGRRVEGPHSIVSVAATLMHLLGLPLPQRARGPVLEEALDAASPDLVADLDAYFAARSPVTAEGSRLARTGGAAGPAAEAATAPANAVGDAPSGRPTAVAQGRAAAPTVPTSPAPSAVGGRSRGLRRQEGGAGR
- a CDS encoding glycosyltransferase family 2 protein, which gives rise to MAATPMSGSRATRHGRRRRGDGSKPPSLGLAAWTRPVVVVFLPAFNEAAAIGDVIRRIPRPALPGWQTLVMVLDDGSTDGTGDVARAAGADLVVRHPRNRGLGYTVRQGLRLAYRLGADAAVMIDADGEYPPEAIPAVLAPIARGQADYVLGSRFRGRIRGMRWYRRLGNYAFTLLQALILRRWISDGQTGLRAFSRPALRACRIVHDYNYAQVMNLNLLRQGFRLAEVPIAYRVRQTGESFIRFRDYVRRVLPAMWRELTLPVDGRAVGRVPERRADSGSPGRWAVAGRPPRLVGPGRAAPRARERGGCRPLSRGPTLDVGGPVPRGTNWAAP
- a CDS encoding iron ABC transporter substrate-binding protein, whose amino-acid sequence is MGRAPRRAGGAGGPGRWRLRWRPGRCRPRRAVGLVALLALAGFVLAGCGALGGGDRPQLVVYSSRTQSLVHPLLEQFARETGIDIRVRYASTAELVNALLEEGERSAADVLYLSDAGGWGPLREAGLLAELPRDVLEKVDPRFRSPDGQWVGVSGRSKVIVYNKDRIDERELPDSVMDLTDPKWKGRFGWAPTHGEWQILVTAIRLTEGEEAARQWLEAMKANEPKEYPNLISIVRAVADGEVDIGVANHYYVPRLMEELGPDFAARNHFLKHGDPGAVIDVTGLAILKATDQREAAERFVRFLLSEEAQRYFTQETKEYPMIPGVPLPEGVPPLEELEPPAIDQSDLGQLRETLNLLRETGVLP
- a CDS encoding iron ABC transporter permease — encoded protein: MSSATARSTPSGRGASVGPSFPLRPVRPAAATGSGRATAIGPGRGSRPPLALGAAAGAVALMMLLPVGYLFLRTAGAWDRVAELLLRPSTWAIAGRSLGLVAAVTATGVLLAVPLAWLVTRTDLPGRRFWAVATVLPLAIPSYVGSFLYVVAAGPHGLLQRLLAPWGVERLPDLHGFWGAYLVMTLFTYPYVLLPVRAALQRLDPALEEASYSLGRGRWATFRAVVLPQLRPAILAGARLVALYTLAEFGAVATLRYETFTWALYVQYQVAFDREAAGGMALVLVAAAMALLGIDALLRERWRYHRDTPGTPRPPAPVPLGPWRLPALAFCGLVVLLALGVPLAVLAYWALRGALEGDWWVLLGPATFNSLAVAALAAVVTVAAALPVAALGARHPGRWSGLVDRVVHIGFAIPGIVIALALVFFGIRFLGPLYQTVAMLVVAYAMVFLPTALGPLRASWLQVDPKLEEVARSLGRRPWQVLTTVTLPLVRPGILAGAGMVFLVTLKELPLTLILSPPGFDTLAASVWNSISEAYFGQAAVKSLLLVAASAASVGLILRREGEWEP